A genome region from Arthrobacter agilis includes the following:
- a CDS encoding DUF1684 domain-containing protein, with protein MTALTTALATADWRRRVFGLYDDVRERAVSESPEAAHGLWCRGRDELFRTHPASALGERAKASFPGLAVAPYDPAFRFEALLDDDGAGEEMDVATGTDGVVPFRRLGTLVLPGLGSLALWRLASYGGGLFLPLRDGTAGTPGGTYGGGRYVLDTIKGAHLGEGRAPGSLVVDLNFAYNPSCAYDEQWACPLPGPGNRLAADVPVGELYRGY; from the coding sequence ATGACGGCGCTCACCACCGCACTGGCCACGGCCGACTGGCGCCGCCGCGTCTTCGGCCTCTACGACGACGTCCGCGAGCGCGCCGTGTCGGAGTCGCCCGAGGCCGCGCACGGCCTGTGGTGCCGGGGCCGTGACGAGCTCTTCCGCACACATCCGGCGTCCGCCCTCGGCGAGCGCGCGAAGGCGTCCTTCCCCGGACTCGCCGTCGCACCCTACGATCCGGCGTTCCGCTTCGAGGCCCTCCTCGACGACGACGGCGCGGGCGAGGAGATGGACGTCGCGACCGGCACCGACGGCGTGGTGCCGTTCCGTCGCCTCGGCACCCTCGTGCTGCCGGGACTCGGGTCCCTGGCGCTGTGGAGGCTCGCCTCCTACGGCGGCGGCCTGTTCCTGCCCCTGCGGGACGGCACCGCGGGCACACCGGGCGGCACCTACGGCGGCGGACGCTACGTCCTCGACACCATCAAGGGCGCCCACCTCGGCGAGGGGCGTGCCCCCGGCAGCCTCGTGGTGGACCTCAACTTCGCGTACAACCCCTCCTGCGCCTACGACGAGCAGTGGGCGTGCCCGCTGCCCGGCCCCGGCAACCGGCTCGCGGCGGACGTGCCCGTGGGTGAGCTCTACCGCGGGTACTGA
- a CDS encoding stealth family protein — protein MARLEGRADITTVKRRFTLINQDRTPHQAMVEDLLFIRAALDRAGIEFLLVRGNDQRPVIAVDLADRERLRTALVTACRDEPFYSRTVDTKRRTTLLVSDGALSKSGKARIFRLFRPRIEPLGGLAYGPSAGVQIELWALGERAIELPVENSLTRRTLPGAEVVRGEVVRHGLTWPTIDNMFADHATDIDFDIDMVFSWVDGSSPEFQAARAERMKGVVVGEGDDHEARFRQIDELKYALRSVYMFAPWVRRIFIATDSDRPAWLADHPSVTLVRSEEHFKDPSVLPTHNSQAVEAQLQHIPGLSEYFLYSNDDMFFGHPVAPDMFFSPGGITKFIEADTRIGLGENDAERSGFENAARVNRRLLHERFGRITTRHLEHTAAPLRKSVLLEMEDEFAAEFTATAASRFRAKDNISVTNSLYHYYALLTGRAVTQEMARVKYVDTTMRSGLKSLNKMLDKRDQDFFCLNDGSFPEVPADERARLVTDFLEKYFPVKAPWEI, from the coding sequence GTGGCGCGGCTCGAGGGCCGTGCGGACATCACCACCGTCAAACGGCGTTTCACCCTGATCAACCAGGACCGCACCCCCCACCAGGCCATGGTCGAGGACCTGCTCTTCATCCGTGCCGCCCTGGACCGGGCCGGGATCGAGTTCCTCCTGGTCCGCGGCAACGACCAGCGGCCCGTCATCGCCGTGGACCTCGCGGACCGTGAACGGCTGCGCACGGCGCTGGTGACGGCGTGCCGCGACGAGCCGTTCTACTCGCGGACCGTGGACACCAAGCGCCGCACCACCCTCCTGGTGAGCGACGGCGCACTCTCGAAGAGCGGCAAGGCGCGGATCTTCCGCCTGTTCCGCCCGCGCATCGAACCCCTCGGCGGGCTGGCCTACGGTCCGTCGGCCGGCGTGCAGATCGAGCTGTGGGCGCTCGGGGAGCGGGCCATCGAGCTGCCCGTCGAGAACTCCCTGACCCGCCGTACCCTGCCGGGCGCCGAGGTGGTGCGCGGCGAGGTGGTACGCCACGGCCTCACGTGGCCCACCATCGACAACATGTTCGCGGACCACGCCACGGACATCGACTTCGACATCGACATGGTCTTCTCCTGGGTGGACGGCAGCAGCCCGGAGTTCCAGGCGGCCCGCGCGGAACGCATGAAGGGCGTGGTGGTGGGCGAGGGCGACGACCACGAGGCCCGCTTCCGCCAGATCGACGAGCTGAAGTACGCGCTCCGCTCGGTCTACATGTTCGCGCCGTGGGTGCGCCGCATCTTCATCGCCACGGACTCGGACCGGCCCGCCTGGCTCGCGGACCACCCGTCCGTGACGCTCGTGCGTTCCGAGGAGCACTTCAAGGACCCGTCCGTCCTCCCGACGCACAACTCGCAGGCCGTCGAGGCGCAGCTGCAGCACATCCCCGGCCTGTCCGAGTACTTCCTCTACTCCAACGACGACATGTTCTTCGGGCACCCCGTGGCGCCGGACATGTTCTTCTCCCCGGGCGGGATCACCAAGTTCATCGAGGCGGACACGCGCATCGGGCTCGGCGAGAACGACGCCGAGCGCAGCGGCTTCGAGAACGCGGCGCGCGTCAACCGGCGCCTGCTGCACGAACGCTTCGGGCGCATCACCACGCGCCACCTCGAGCACACCGCCGCTCCCCTGCGCAAGAGCGTCCTGCTCGAGATGGAGGACGAGTTCGCGGCCGAGTTCACGGCGACGGCGGCGTCGCGTTTCCGCGCGAAGGACAACATCTCGGTCACCAACTCGCTGTACCACTACTACGCCCTGCTCACCGGGCGGGCCGTGACGCAGGAGATGGCCCGCGTGAAGTACGTGGACACCACGATGCGCTCGGGGCTGAAGAGCCTCAACAAGATGCTGGACAAGCGCGACCAGGACTTCTTCTGCCTCAACGACGGCAGCTTCCCGGAGGTCCCGGCCGACGAGCGGGCCCGCCTCGTCACGGACTTCCTCGAGAAGTACTTCCCGGTCAAGGCTCCCTGGGAGATCTAG
- a CDS encoding sulfite exporter TauE/SafE family protein produces MTLGIFCIVLASILVGAVAQRIAGLGFALLIAPFLVIILGPHAGVLMVNICGVVSSSIIVGRVWKDIDWGMFRWLVLPSLLGSIPGSFLAVVVPSAPLSVTVGVVVLVALTVSLVLQRSDVVVRGNAPKAVAGFTAGLTNSMAGVGGPAVSAYAVLSRWPQRPFAATLQPFFVCIGSVTLAVKLLLDPSQAPVLAPWMWLAIGVVIVTGIVVGEKVGRFVRDEQARLFVIVIAFVGAALAVVKGLLDLQG; encoded by the coding sequence GTGACTCTCGGCATCTTCTGCATCGTGCTGGCCTCCATCCTCGTCGGGGCCGTGGCGCAGCGTATCGCCGGACTCGGCTTCGCCCTGCTCATCGCGCCGTTCCTCGTGATCATCCTCGGACCCCACGCGGGCGTGCTCATGGTCAACATCTGCGGCGTGGTGTCCTCGTCGATCATCGTGGGCCGGGTGTGGAAGGACATCGACTGGGGCATGTTCCGCTGGCTCGTGCTGCCGTCGCTGCTCGGCTCGATCCCCGGGTCCTTCCTCGCCGTCGTCGTCCCGTCGGCGCCCCTGTCGGTCACGGTCGGCGTCGTCGTGCTCGTCGCCCTGACCGTCTCCCTCGTGCTCCAGCGCTCCGACGTCGTGGTGCGCGGCAATGCGCCGAAGGCCGTCGCGGGCTTCACCGCGGGCCTCACCAACTCGATGGCGGGCGTCGGCGGGCCTGCGGTGAGCGCGTACGCCGTCCTCTCCCGCTGGCCGCAGCGCCCCTTCGCCGCGACGCTCCAGCCGTTCTTCGTGTGCATCGGCAGCGTGACACTGGCCGTCAAGCTGCTCCTGGACCCGTCCCAGGCGCCGGTCCTCGCGCCGTGGATGTGGCTCGCGATCGGGGTGGTCATCGTCACCGGGATCGTCGTGGGGGAGAAGGTGGGCCGGTTCGTCCGTGACGAGCAGGCGCGGCTGTTCGTCATCGTGATCGCGTTCGTCGGTGCGGCGCTCGCCGTCGTCAAGGGACTCCTCGACCTCCAGGGGTGA
- a CDS encoding MSMEG_6728 family protein yields MQTFLPYPDFAASARVLDQARLGKQRVETLQALRALVIPDYGWRQHPAIRMWMGYVPALTVYGLAMVSEWVSRGHADSTHRQILEFAPHVLDDPDVPMPPWLGEPAFHVSHQSNLIQKAPEIYRSRFPGIPEDLPYYWPPPAQERVPAEPEGRRLWVWRAASHPPEGDATLLMPPEPPGGRAAPKWERQLHAFEEAVQDGDAVAIADPDGEHFRTGQVGPVLMHEDGLLRPAHLHGWLRRSDFDPPALLQDPRTLFSVGLPGALAPELRPT; encoded by the coding sequence ATGCAGACCTTCCTGCCGTACCCCGACTTCGCGGCCAGTGCCCGGGTGCTGGACCAGGCGAGGCTCGGCAAGCAGCGCGTCGAGACCCTGCAGGCCCTGCGCGCCCTCGTGATCCCCGACTACGGGTGGCGGCAGCACCCGGCCATCCGCATGTGGATGGGCTACGTCCCGGCCCTGACCGTGTACGGCCTGGCCATGGTGTCCGAGTGGGTCTCCCGCGGCCACGCGGACTCGACGCACCGGCAGATCCTGGAGTTCGCCCCGCACGTGCTCGATGACCCGGACGTGCCGATGCCGCCCTGGCTGGGTGAGCCCGCGTTCCATGTGAGCCACCAGTCCAACCTGATCCAGAAGGCGCCGGAGATCTACCGCAGCAGGTTCCCCGGCATCCCCGAGGATCTCCCCTACTACTGGCCCCCACCCGCGCAGGAGCGCGTCCCGGCCGAGCCGGAGGGCCGGCGGCTGTGGGTCTGGCGGGCCGCGTCCCACCCTCCCGAGGGCGACGCGACACTGCTCATGCCACCCGAGCCCCCGGGCGGACGCGCCGCACCGAAGTGGGAGCGCCAGCTCCACGCGTTCGAGGAGGCCGTGCAGGACGGCGACGCCGTGGCCATCGCCGATCCGGACGGAGAGCACTTCCGGACGGGACAGGTGGGCCCGGTCCTGATGCACGAGGACGGCCTGCTGCGCCCGGCGCACCTGCACGGCTGGCTGCGGCGCTCGGACTTCGACCCGCCGGCCCTGCTGCAGGATCCGCGGACGCTCTTCAGCGTGGGCCTGCCCGGGGCGCTGGCGCCGGAGCTCAGGCCGACGTGA
- a CDS encoding cell division protein PerM has protein sequence MKLPTKPRTLPMPLWLQGVFELGQAAVLSALLVVLPIAAVWLTGGFADRTAESAARLAGQGWLVMHGVPLVQGSGLLHVVPLGLVLVPLLLAWRAGRRLARASYTDQLWQALLGALLTYALVGAAVAHLSATPEASAPLVAGALIPPVSAGIGLITGAYREAGAWSRLVGVDFAAWVSRTSQHSRWAGSYAWSVLRSGFLAVMVTLCLSAVLLSVAIGLNWAGIAAIYERIDGGIAGASVVTLLQLGFLPNLAMWTMAWSTGAGFALGTGSSLTPLASTVGPLPALPILGALPAGTLEYGYAALAIPVLAGLLAGWWFFREGENHFDEWLVLHSPHRWLTSTASTLALAVLIGLAAGLGGAAVALVSRASLGLGRFTDLGPDPLAVGLWLAVEVAVGAVLGHAAGPLLEREPRRR, from the coding sequence ATGAAACTCCCCACCAAACCCCGTACCCTGCCCATGCCCCTGTGGCTGCAGGGGGTGTTCGAACTCGGCCAGGCCGCCGTGCTCTCGGCGCTGCTCGTCGTCCTCCCGATCGCCGCGGTGTGGCTCACCGGGGGCTTTGCGGACCGCACCGCGGAGTCCGCCGCCCGCCTCGCCGGCCAGGGGTGGCTCGTCATGCACGGCGTGCCGCTCGTGCAGGGCTCGGGGCTCCTCCACGTGGTGCCGCTCGGGCTGGTCCTCGTGCCGCTGCTGCTCGCCTGGCGTGCGGGGCGCCGCCTCGCCCGGGCCTCCTACACGGACCAGCTGTGGCAGGCCCTGCTCGGCGCGCTGCTGACCTATGCGCTCGTCGGCGCGGCCGTGGCGCACCTGTCCGCGACCCCCGAAGCCTCGGCACCCCTGGTGGCCGGGGCGCTGATCCCGCCCGTGTCCGCCGGGATCGGCCTCATCACGGGCGCCTACCGCGAGGCCGGCGCCTGGAGCCGACTCGTCGGCGTCGACTTCGCCGCCTGGGTGAGCCGCACCAGCCAGCACTCCCGCTGGGCGGGCTCCTACGCGTGGTCCGTCCTGCGCTCGGGCTTCCTCGCGGTGATGGTCACCCTGTGCCTCTCGGCCGTGCTGCTCTCGGTCGCGATCGGGCTGAACTGGGCCGGCATCGCCGCCATCTACGAGCGGATCGACGGCGGGATCGCCGGCGCGTCCGTGGTGACCCTGCTCCAGCTCGGATTCCTGCCGAACCTCGCGATGTGGACGATGGCCTGGTCCACGGGCGCCGGCTTCGCGCTCGGCACCGGCAGCTCACTCACCCCGCTGGCCAGCACTGTGGGCCCCCTGCCCGCCCTGCCCATCCTCGGTGCCCTGCCCGCCGGCACCCTGGAGTACGGCTACGCCGCGCTCGCCATCCCCGTCCTCGCGGGGCTCCTCGCCGGCTGGTGGTTCTTCCGTGAGGGCGAGAACCACTTCGACGAGTGGCTCGTGCTGCACAGCCCCCACCGGTGGCTGACCTCGACGGCGTCCACGCTGGCGCTCGCCGTGCTGATCGGCCTCGCCGCGGGCCTCGGCGGAGCCGCCGTCGCCCTCGTCTCGCGGGCCTCGCTCGGCCTCGGGCGCTTCACCGACCTCGGGCCGGACCCGCTCGCGGTGGGCCTGTGGCTCGCCGTCGAGGTGGCCGTCGGAGCCGTCCTCGGCCACGCTGCCGGACCCCTGCTCGAGCGCGAGCCGCGCCGCCGCTGA
- a CDS encoding phosphodiesterase: MSDTHLLDGDRPLYGAVDSEARLKEVFDDLEASGARPQAIVFTGDLADKGEPGAYAKLRAIVDPAAARLGARVIWAMGNHDDRAAFRAGLLDEPAAARPDAPVDAVHFVDGLRIITLDSTVPGHHHGEFTPSQLRWLADELEVPAPHGTILALHHPPVPSVQELAVLVELRDQHALADVVRGSDVRTILAGHLHYSTTAMFAGVPVSVASATCYTQDLLFDGGGSRGRDGAQSYNLVHVYEETIVHSVVPAGLHAPVGEVVPREEARRRVEASGVTIGAGRRARRLTSA, encoded by the coding sequence ATGAGCGACACGCACCTGCTCGACGGCGACCGCCCCCTGTACGGCGCGGTGGACAGCGAGGCGCGGCTGAAGGAGGTCTTCGACGACCTCGAGGCCTCCGGCGCCCGGCCCCAGGCCATCGTCTTCACGGGCGACCTCGCCGACAAGGGGGAGCCCGGTGCCTACGCGAAACTCCGGGCGATCGTGGATCCGGCGGCGGCCCGGCTGGGCGCCCGGGTCATCTGGGCCATGGGCAACCACGACGACCGCGCCGCCTTCCGGGCGGGCCTGCTCGACGAACCGGCGGCCGCCCGTCCGGACGCCCCCGTGGACGCCGTCCACTTCGTCGACGGGCTGAGGATCATCACCCTCGACTCCACCGTGCCGGGCCACCACCACGGCGAGTTCACGCCCTCGCAGCTCCGCTGGCTCGCGGACGAGCTCGAGGTGCCGGCACCGCACGGGACCATCCTCGCCCTCCACCACCCGCCCGTGCCCAGCGTGCAGGAGCTCGCGGTCCTCGTGGAGTTGCGCGACCAGCATGCGCTCGCCGACGTCGTCCGCGGCTCGGACGTCCGCACCATCCTCGCCGGGCACCTGCACTACTCGACGACGGCCATGTTCGCCGGGGTGCCCGTCTCGGTGGCCAGCGCCACCTGCTACACGCAGGACCTCCTGTTCGACGGCGGCGGCAGCCGCGGGCGGGACGGCGCGCAGTCCTACAACCTCGTGCACGTGTACGAGGAGACGATCGTCCACTCCGTGGTGCCTGCCGGCCTCCACGCACCCGTGGGCGAGGTGGTCCCCCGCGAGGAGGCCCGGCGCAGGGTCGAGGCCTCCGGCGTGACGATCGGCGCCGGACGTCGGGCGCGCCGGCTCACGTCGGCCTGA